One genomic segment of candidate division KSB1 bacterium includes these proteins:
- a CDS encoding sodium:solute symporter family protein, giving the protein MAAGQLTLPDYIILLLYLLALLLLGFLRSRQSTSTLEEYVIAGRKLSLPAFVATLVATWYGGILGVGEFSYQHGLSNWLVLGVPYYLHAFLFAVFLAGRARRAPVLTIPEQLEASYGRTTGLLGALFVALLATPAPYVLMLGVLCEMIFGWPLWLGVVVGTFFSIVYCMRGGLPAVVRTEILQFILMYAGFILILAFAITRYGAWEFLAQHLPPTHLTWHGGNRPQYILVWYFIAMSTLVDPSFYQRCFAARSEAVARRGIFIAIGCWLLFDFMTTATGLYARALLPDLANPAASYPELALHLLPAVARGIFFVALLATIMSTIDSFAFLSAISLGRDIFGKLGRQTSAAQATRLTQQSMVIVFLAAVAIALWAQSVVAIWYRLGTIITPALLPPLAASFSAKWKMSAPAALSTMVLSAGLTSIWLATEKEGRYWLDLEPIYAGLALAVVIFLGDQIRKRGSGQTRAGQQEGGAA; this is encoded by the coding sequence ATGGCTGCCGGCCAACTGACCCTTCCTGATTACATCATTCTCCTGCTTTATCTGCTTGCGCTGTTGCTGCTGGGATTCCTGCGCTCCCGGCAAAGCACGAGCACATTGGAGGAATATGTTATCGCCGGCAGGAAGCTCTCGCTGCCGGCCTTCGTGGCCACGCTGGTCGCCACCTGGTACGGCGGCATACTTGGCGTCGGCGAGTTTTCCTATCAGCACGGTTTGTCGAACTGGCTGGTGTTGGGCGTGCCCTATTATTTGCACGCCTTTCTCTTTGCCGTGTTTCTGGCGGGCCGCGCGCGCCGCGCACCGGTGCTCACTATTCCCGAGCAATTGGAGGCGAGCTACGGCCGCACCACCGGTCTGCTGGGTGCGCTTTTCGTCGCCCTGCTGGCCACGCCCGCGCCTTACGTGTTGATGCTCGGCGTGTTGTGCGAAATGATCTTCGGCTGGCCGCTGTGGCTCGGGGTCGTGGTGGGCACATTTTTTTCGATCGTCTATTGCATGCGCGGTGGCCTGCCGGCAGTGGTGCGCACCGAGATCCTGCAATTCATTTTGATGTACGCCGGCTTCATTCTGATTCTGGCGTTTGCAATCACCCGGTATGGTGCTTGGGAATTCCTCGCGCAGCATCTGCCTCCCACCCATCTCACCTGGCATGGTGGCAACCGGCCGCAGTATATTCTGGTGTGGTATTTCATCGCGATGAGCACGCTGGTGGATCCCAGTTTCTACCAGCGTTGCTTTGCCGCGCGCAGCGAAGCCGTGGCCCGCCGCGGCATTTTCATTGCTATTGGCTGCTGGTTGCTGTTCGATTTCATGACCACCGCAACCGGCTTGTATGCCCGCGCCTTGCTGCCTGATCTTGCCAATCCCGCGGCCTCCTATCCTGAACTTGCCCTGCATTTGTTGCCGGCAGTGGCCCGCGGCATTTTCTTTGTCGCCCTGCTCGCCACCATCATGTCCACCATCGACAGCTTTGCCTTTCTCTCCGCGATCTCATTGGGCAGGGATATTTTCGGAAAGCTCGGTCGGCAAACCAGTGCGGCGCAGGCGACGCGCCTCACCCAACAAAGCATGGTGATCGTTTTCCTGGCGGCAGTGGCAATTGCGCTGTGGGCGCAATCGGTGGTGGCGATTTGGTACCGTCTCGGCACGATCATCACACCGGCGCTGTTGCCGCCACTGGCCGCGAGTTTTTCTGCGAAGTGGAAAATGTCGGCGCCGGCCGCGCTCAGTACGATGGTGCTGAGCGCCGGCCTCACGAGCATATGGCTGGCCACGGAAAAGGAAGGCAGATACTGGCTGGATCTCGAACCCATTTATGCCGGGCTGGCGTTGGCAGTGGTCATTTTTCTCGGCGATCAAATCAGAAAACGCGGCAGCGGGCAGACGCGCGCAGGGCAGCAGGAGGGCGGCGCGGCCTGA
- a CDS encoding thiamine diphosphokinase gives MLQPTALIILNSVLPKRAILLECRQRAQAVICADGGANRALQRGLLPDYVVGDLDSVTPATRAVCAAATFIHYPSQDATDLEKALTFALERDFRGALLVGITGLRYDHQLVNLNIAEKFCSRLTLETHDDFGIGSFITPGPAAAVFPSFPGQQISLIAFRRAAGITTTGLKYPLNHEALEWAVRDGLSNEALAGTFSVAVEQGNLFCYRVRRS, from the coding sequence ATGCTGCAACCCACTGCCTTGATCATCCTCAACAGCGTGCTGCCGAAGCGGGCCATTCTGCTGGAATGCCGACAGCGTGCGCAGGCCGTCATCTGCGCGGATGGGGGCGCCAATCGCGCCCTGCAACGCGGCCTTCTGCCGGATTACGTGGTGGGCGATCTCGATTCCGTGACGCCCGCGACGCGCGCCGTCTGCGCCGCCGCCACCTTCATTCACTATCCCAGCCAGGACGCCACGGATTTGGAGAAGGCGCTCACCTTCGCGCTGGAGCGCGACTTTCGTGGCGCGCTGCTGGTGGGCATCACCGGACTGCGTTACGATCATCAACTGGTCAATCTCAACATCGCGGAAAAATTCTGCAGCCGTCTCACCCTCGAAACGCACGATGATTTTGGCATCGGCAGTTTCATCACACCCGGCCCGGCGGCAGCGGTGTTTCCCAGTTTTCCCGGCCAGCAAATCTCGCTGATCGCTTTCCGGCGCGCCGCAGGCATCACCACCACCGGCTTGAAATATCCGCTCAACCACGAAGCGCTGGAGTGGGCGGTGCGCGACGGTTTGAGCAACGAAGCACTGGCGGGCACATTCTCCGTGGCGGTGGAGCAGGGCAATCTCTTCTGCTATCGCGTGCGGCGCTCCTGA